Proteins encoded together in one Lutra lutra chromosome 4, mLutLut1.2, whole genome shotgun sequence window:
- the FABP4 gene encoding fatty acid-binding protein, adipocyte, whose amino-acid sequence MCDAFVGTWKLTSSENFDDYMKEVGVGFATRKVAGMAKPNMIISVNGDVITIKSESTFKNTEISFKLGQEFEEVTADDRKVKSIITLDGGVLVQVQKWDGKSTTIKRKRVDDKLVVECVMKGVTSTRIYERA is encoded by the exons ATGTGTGATGCCTTTGTGGGTACCTGGAAACTTACCTCCAGTGAAAACTTTGATGATTACATGAAAGAAGTGG GGGTGGGCTTTGCCACTAGAAAAGTGGCTGGCATGGCCAAACCCAACATGATCATCAGTGTGAATGGGGATGTGATCACCATTAAATCAGAAAGCACCTTTAAAAATACTGAGATTTCCTTCAAACTGGGCCAGGAATTTGAGGAAGTTACTGCAGATGACAGAAAAGTCAAG AGCATCATAACCTTAGATGGAGGTGTCCTGGTACAGGTGCAGAAGTGGGATGGGAAATCAACCACCATAAAGAGAAAACGAGTGGACGATAAACTGGTGGTG gAATGTGTCATGAAAGGTGTTACTTCTACCAGAATTTATGAGAGAGCATAA